TGTTGATGACGAGGATGATCGACTTGCCGGGGCGGACGTGGAGCTCGCCCAGCTTCTCCGGGTTGGCCTCGACGGCGTCGACCATGTAGACGATGAGGTCCGCGTCCTCGCGGATCGCGCGCGAGGACTCGACGCGCAGGCTCTTCTGCAGGTGGTCGGCGGGCTCGTCGATGAGGCCGGGCGTGTCGAGGAAGCAGGCCTGGAACTCCTCGCCCTCGAGTATGCCGAGGATGCGGTGCCGCGTCGTCTGCGGCTTGTGCGACACGATCGACAGCTTGAACTTGAGCAGCGCGTTCATCAAGGTCGACTTGCCGACGTTGGGGCGTCCGGCGAGCGCGACGAATCCGGCTTTGTGGGGGGTGGCCAAGGCGTTAGTCTAGCAATTGCGCCGGCGGGGCGTGTATGGCCGCCGCTAGCGGGGAACGTACGCGCCGCCGGCGAGGGCCGCGGCCTCGAGGTAGCGGACCGTCGCCAGCGTCTCCTCGTCGCGCGTCAGCTTCTTGAGGCCGATCTTCTTCGCGGTGCCGATGAACACCTCGACGGGGGGGGCCAGGTAGGCGGAGTAAGGCACCCCCCGCATCCCGTGGAAGTCCATCGAGATCGCGCCGAAGTTCCGGATGCGCCCGTCGGCGCGCGCCGCCGCGAGTTCCGGCGCGTCGAGGTCGAAGAGGTTCAGCGCGTAGCCCATGCGCGAGGGGAGGAACAGGATCTCGCCGTTGCTCGCGTCGAGGGGGACGTAGCCGCCGTGCTCGGCGCTCTGGAAGAAGTAGACCTTCTGGTTGCGGTCGGCGTTCATGTCGTAGCGCGCGGCGATGTCGCCCATCGTCGCGCGGATGCCCGCGCCGACGTAGTCCTGGCGGCGGCCGCCGTGGAGGTTGAAGTGGAAGCCGATGTTGGAGACTCCACGCGCCTTCTTGATCCTCTCGATCGCCGCGTCCGCCTCCTTGGAGACGTACTCCTTGAAGGCGGCCTTGCTCATCTTCGCGGCGCGCGCGTCTTCGATCTCCGCGCGCGCGCCCGGGGCGACCTGGCCCCACAGGTCGAGCTTGGCGAACTCGCGGTCGAGGCGCTCGGCCTCGCTGGCCGGGGGAGCCTCTTCGGCCTTCTTGCCTCCGAAGGGATTGGCCATGCTCTTGAGCATGCCGAGGATCTTCGTCTTGAAGGACGGCGCGTTCTTGTCCGCGGGCGCGGCGGCCTTCTCCGGATCCGCGGGCGCGTCCGGCGCCGCGGCGGCGGACAGGACGGGGCGGACGGCGGCGTCACCGCGGGCGGGGCCGTCATCGCTTCGGGCGGCCGCGGCCTTGACGGCGGCGGGCGTCGCCAGAGCGGGCGAGGCGATCGCGGACGCCGCCAGCGGCGCGGGCAGCGCCCCCGGCGTCAGCGCGGACGGCGCGGCGAGCGCCGAGACGGCGGGCGCCTGCGGCGCGGCGAGCGCGCCGTTCAGCCCCGGCGCCGACGTCGCGCCGAGCGCCGGCCCGGTCATCGGGCTCAGCGAGGTCTGCAGCGAGATCCGCGGCACGGCCGCGTCCGCGCCCGCCTCGGCGGACACGGCGACGCCCGCGCGGGCGTCAACGGCGAGGGTCAGCAGCAGCAGCAACGCGTGCATGACCTAGAGCATAAGGGGAGAGGGGGCGTTTCGCCAGGGGTCTATGGGCCTTGGCGCGGGTGGGCCCTTCGTTTTTCCGGAAAATAAGCTTGCTTTGATAAGCGCTATTCACCTTCGGCGCCGAAAGTGAATACCGCTTATTTTTAAAGAATAAATTTTCGCAAAACGAAGGATTTTTAATCGCCTCTCGCGGAACAAAGGGGCCCCTCAGTCGTATAAGAGATATGAACAACCTCTCGGATCTTTCCAATGACGAGCTGATCCGATCCCTCAAGTCTCTGGTCGGCGATGAGCGCGGCGTCGTCGTCGCGGTGCTCAAGCATTTGACGGAGTTCGAGCGCAGACGTTTGGCGGAAAACAAGGCCTTCCCATCCTTGTTCGAGTACTGCGTGCGCGAGCTTCGCTACGCTCAGGGCGAAGCGTTCCGACGCATCCGCGCGGCGCGTGCCGCGGAGAAATTCGAAGTCCTCTACGGCCACATCGAGAGCGGCGAGCTGTCGCTGACGACGGTCGCCATGCTGGAACCGCACCTCAAATGGGACAACTACCGGAAGCTGATCCGGGAGGCGAAGGGATCGAGCACACGGGAGGTCGAGGCTTTGGTCGCGTCGTTGAACCCCGTCGCCGCGGCGCCGGCCGAGCGCATACGGATACTGAGCGTGGCGCCGACGGCCGCGCCCGTGGAGGCGGCCGATGATCTATTCTCGTCGCCGACCGACGCCACGTCAAAAAATGAGATCCAAGCGCCCCCGGCGCCCCCGGCGGCCCCGGTGGAACCGGCGACGCAGGAGATTCCTATGGTGCCGGCGGCCCCGGAGGCTGCACCTTCGATAGCGCCGGCCGCGGAGACCGCGAAAGCTCCGGCGGCCGCGGGTTCACCTTCGCCGCCCCCGCCTCCTCCTCCACCGCAGCCGCCTCTCCGCCGGGTCCATTTTTCATTCACCGGCGACGAGGCCATGCTGAGCGACTTCGAGCGGGCCAAGGAGCTGTCGCGGCACAAGTGGCCGGCGGGGAAGGCGGAGGAGGTGTTCGCGGGGGCGCTCAAGGTCCTTCTGGACAAGATCGATCCGGACAGGCGCCGCCGCCGCCGGGACCGCGCGCGGCGGCTCGCGGCGGGGGCTCGGAGCCGGGACATTCCGCGGGCGGTGAAGGACGAGGTGTGGGACCGCGACGGCGGCCGCTGCGCGTTCCGGTCGGACGCCGGCCGGGTCTGCGGGGCGAGGGCCGGGCTCGAGTTCGACCACGTGCGGCCGTGGGCTTTGGGCGGCGGCTCCGGCGACGCCGCGAACGTACGCCTGCTGTGCCGGACGCACAACGATCTCGAGGCCAGGCGCGCGTTCGGCGGGGCGCTCGTCGACGCGGCCGTCGCCCGTCGGCGGGACGGCTTGCGGAGGGAGGTGAAAATATAAGAAAATGCTGGCGAATTGACCGGATTATACGCCCACATCCCGTTCTGCTCGGTGAAGTGCTTCTACTGCGACTTCGCCGCTTTTTCCGGGCAGGACAAGCTCGCCGACCGCTACCTCGTGGCACTCGAGGCTGAGGCGGCTTTCCACCCCGCCGTCACGCCCGACACGCTGTACGTCGGCGGCGGCACGCCCTCGGAACTGACGGCCGCGCAGATCACCGACCTGTACGCGCGCCTGCGCCGCGCCTATCCCGGCGCGCGCTTCTCCGAGTCCACGTTCGAGGCCAACCCCGAGAGCCTCGACGAGGAGAAGCTCGCCGCGCTCGCGCGCGAGGGCGTGACCCGGCTCTCGATCGGCCTGCAGACCGCCGACGACGCCCTGCTCAAGGCGATCGGCCGCCGTCACACCGCCGCGGACTTCGCGAAGGCGTTCCTCGCCGCGCGCGCCGCCGGCATCCCGGCGCTGTCCGTCGACCTGATGTTCGGCCTGCCCGGCCAGACGCTCGACAGCCTGCGCGCGACGCTCGACTCCGTCCTCGCCCTCGGCCCCGAGCACGTCTCGCTGTACGGCCTGCAGGTCGAGGACCGCACCTTGTTCGCCAAGCGCGGCGTCAAGGAGGACAGCGACCTGTCCCGCGACATGTTCGACCTGTCGATGCGCTCGCTGGCCCGCGCCGGCCTCGAGCAGTACGAGATCTCCAACTACGCCAAGCCCGGTCACCGCTCCGCCCACAACGTCAACTACTGGAAGCGCGGCGAGTACGTCGGCCTCGGCTGCTCGGCGGCGTCCTACTACGACGGCCGCCGCCAGGCCAACGAGTTCCGCCTGCCGTCGTACCTCGAGGCCGTCGAAAGCGGCCGCCGCCCGGTCGCCGAGAACGAGGCCCCGCGCGGCCTCGAGGCCATCGGCGAGGAGGCCTTCCTCGGCCTGCGCCTGACCGAGGGCTTCGTCCCGTCGGAGACGTTGCGCCGGGAGTTCGCCGGCGAGTGGGCCATGCTGAAGTCGCGCGGCCTCGTCAGCGAGGAGGGGCCGCTGTGGCGCCTGTCCCCCGAGGGCGTTTTCCTCGCCAACGACGCTTTCCAGGAATTCGTCCCGCCGTTCGATCGTGAGGAGGCCCCCGTATGAAGACCTTCGTGCTCGACACCAACGTGATTCTTCACGATCCGATGTCCATGTTCTCCTTCGAGGGCTCGCGCGTCGTCCTCCCGCTGACCGTCATCGAGGAGCTCGACACCTTCAAGCGCAACAACGACGAGCGCGGCCGCTCGGCCCGCTTCGTCTCGCGCAAGCTCGACGAGCTGCGCAAGGGCGGCAAGCTGTCGAGCTGGGTCCCGCTCGAGCACGGCGGCAAGCTCAAGGTCGAGATCCAGGTCTCCGACGGCCTGCCGAAGGCGTTCTCCGCGCACACCAAGGACAACGAGATCCTCTCCTGCGCGCTGTACCTGAAGAAGCAGGGCGAGAACATCGTCTTCATCTCCAAGGACATCAACCTCCGAATCAAAGCCGAGTCCTTGGGTCTTGAGACGCAGGACTACGAGAAGGAGAAGGTCGACATCGACGACCTGTACAAGGGCTGGCGCGAGGCCGCCGTCTCCGGCGAGGAGATCGACGCGTTCTACCGCGACAAGCGGGTCCCGGCGACGATCCCGGACCTGATCCCGAACGAGTTCATCATCCTCAAGGCCGAGGGCACCTCGAAGAGCGCGCTCGCGCGCTACGACCAGAAGACGAAGTCCCTCGTGCCGCTCGTGCGCGCCGACTCCGCTCCGTGGGGCAT
The Elusimicrobiota bacterium DNA segment above includes these coding regions:
- a CDS encoding PhoH family protein, translating into MKTFVLDTNVILHDPMSMFSFEGSRVVLPLTVIEELDTFKRNNDERGRSARFVSRKLDELRKGGKLSSWVPLEHGGKLKVEIQVSDGLPKAFSAHTKDNEILSCALYLKKQGENIVFISKDINLRIKAESLGLETQDYEKEKVDIDDLYKGWREAAVSGEEIDAFYRDKRVPATIPDLIPNEFIILKAEGTSKSALARYDQKTKSLVPLVRADSAPWGIKPLNVEQRFALELLLNPEISLVTLVGLAGSGKTMIALASALQQTLEEKLYRRILVARPVIAVGHDLGFLPGTKEEKLTNWMGAIYDNLSYLLEKPKGALETTDMDIQMLMEEGILEIEAVTYLRGRTLPGLLIIIDDSQNLTPHEIKTIISRAGQGAKIILTGDPHQVDNYYLDATSNGLTNLVERFKGQGLFGHVTFTKSERSVLAALASDLL
- a CDS encoding HNH endonuclease; translation: MNNLSDLSNDELIRSLKSLVGDERGVVVAVLKHLTEFERRRLAENKAFPSLFEYCVRELRYAQGEAFRRIRAARAAEKFEVLYGHIESGELSLTTVAMLEPHLKWDNYRKLIREAKGSSTREVEALVASLNPVAAAPAERIRILSVAPTAAPVEAADDLFSSPTDATSKNEIQAPPAPPAAPVEPATQEIPMVPAAPEAAPSIAPAAETAKAPAAAGSPSPPPPPPPPQPPLRRVHFSFTGDEAMLSDFERAKELSRHKWPAGKAEEVFAGALKVLLDKIDPDRRRRRRDRARRLAAGARSRDIPRAVKDEVWDRDGGRCAFRSDAGRVCGARAGLEFDHVRPWALGGGSGDAANVRLLCRTHNDLEARRAFGGALVDAAVARRRDGLRREVKI
- the hemW gene encoding radical SAM family heme chaperone HemW, producing MTGLYAHIPFCSVKCFYCDFAAFSGQDKLADRYLVALEAEAAFHPAVTPDTLYVGGGTPSELTAAQITDLYARLRRAYPGARFSESTFEANPESLDEEKLAALAREGVTRLSIGLQTADDALLKAIGRRHTAADFAKAFLAARAAGIPALSVDLMFGLPGQTLDSLRATLDSVLALGPEHVSLYGLQVEDRTLFAKRGVKEDSDLSRDMFDLSMRSLARAGLEQYEISNYAKPGHRSAHNVNYWKRGEYVGLGCSAASYYDGRRQANEFRLPSYLEAVESGRRPVAENEAPRGLEAIGEEAFLGLRLTEGFVPSETLRREFAGEWAMLKSRGLVSEEGPLWRLSPEGVFLANDAFQEFVPPFDREEAPV